The genomic stretch TTACGTAGATTATCTTGAGGGTTATTGTCAGAGAGGAAACAACATCTCTCATGAAAACTGTGTGAAGCTGTTACTTTGGTCTCAGTTTTATTTGCCACCTTGGAATAGACCATTTGACTTTAGTGTTATTACTTGAACCTCTGTCATAAATCgcctctgctgttttgttgcaGAGATTTAAGTGTTGCATTAAGATGCTGTCATAGCTGACATCTGAGGTATTGGTGAAACTCCCACCAGTGACTACTTGACATGTAGAATTGATTGCAGCTATTGTCTTCCCTGCAAATTATTTACTTATTCTTTTGGTGCTGCGAATTCTCTAATGTGCCTCAAAACTAAACAAGTTCCAGCCATGTAGTGTCTCAATGTATGCATGCTTGTGCTTAGAACCCATTATAATTTATTAAGGATGAAGGAAATACTTAAACCTGTGTAAATCCTTCTGTGTCTACTAGGTTCCTATTATAATATTTCCTTAAGCCCTCCTGGTAATTCAGGTGCTGCTGTAATAGGCCAGCTCCAAATAGAGGTAAACACCAACACTGGGTCATTTTTTGAGGCAGCAGTGCTTTTTCTCAGGCTTTGTGTCTTATACTAGGGATGAGGGAACAGAAGTTTAAGAGGACCATTTAGGCTTTTATTTGTCTGATACTATTTCAGGTATACTTGGTTTTCCAGATGACAGTATAGCTCACCAAAGTCTGTTAGTCTTTTAAGATTGAAAGCTAGACATTTATAATAGGAACCTGGAATTGTCAGCTTGTATCCATGTGGAGAGGTGAAATGCAACTGTGAGTCCGTGCATTTTGCAATGGAGTTGATCATATACTCAATTTTTAGTCTTCAGGATGTTCTTATGCAGGATTCAAGACTGTACCTTGTCTTTGAATTTCTTTCCATGGATCTCAAGAAATACTTGGATACTATTCCATCAGGCCAATACTTGGATAAGTCACGTGTTAAGGTAATGAGGACAATTCCTTAATTTAAGAGAAATTAATCTAACTATAACCTACAAAGCTATAAGCAGCTCTTAGTTTCAGTATAATTAACTCTTTGAGGTGAAATGAAAGGTTAAAGAAGCATATGTGGGTAGTAAGATGAATGTGAGTTTTGATTTCAAATGCCACTTCAAATTCTTATTACTGAAACTGAACTGCCTTGAACTAAGCTTAAGCAAAGAATTAATTTGTGTATCTGCAATATCTGCAATGCTTTGAGTCTCCATTCCTACTACTATGCAGAGGGACAATGTAAGAGAACAGCTTTATGTTGCAGAACATTACCTTGTACTAAAGGTTactccattttctctttcatcctTTCTAGAGTTACTTGTATCAAATCTTGCAAGGTATTGTCTTCTGCCATTCAAGAAGAGTTCTGCACAGAGACTTAAAACCTCAGAATCTCTTAATAGATGACAAAGGAGTGATTAAACTGGCAGACTTTGGATTGGCTCGGGCCTTTGGAATTCCAGTGCGGGTATACACTCATGAAGTGAGTTGGAACATCCTCATGGTGATTTGGACTATGCTTACTAGCTTCCTGATAATAACTGAATATGAAACAACTAAAAAAGAATCTGAGTTCTTGAAGTTGTAAACTAACAGTATAAAAAAGTTGTATCTCAGGTTTTCTTTATTCCATGGCTTTCCATCTCCCTGACGGTGGTTCGTTCTACTCTAAGGTTCCAAAGATCGCAAATTCCACTATTACCTTGATGGTGAATCAGATAGCCCAGGACTTGTTGCTTACTGTCTCGTAAGGGCATTTTTCCCTCACAAAGTACTCAAGTCTGAGAGTTTTAGTGGCTAGGTGCAAAAGCCTTCCTGTTCTTTGGGAAGGTACTGTATGCAACTGCTTCACCTTCATCAGAAACTACTGCAATGGAGTTTAAGATGCTTGTCTATAAATGGAAGTTTGAAGCTAGTGTTTTCACTGAAACTTCTTTGACCAGTTATTATTTCAACCAAAAAACTTTGAATACTGCCTAATAATGAATGAGCCAATGTGTGTGCAATTAAATGGCCTGATTCTTATAAACTTAAATTTCCTTGTTCAATAGGTAGTGACACTGTGGTACAGATCTCCAGAGGTGTTGCTAGGATCTGCTCGTTACTCTACTCCTGTAGATATATGGAGCATAGGTACCATATTTGCTGAGCTGGCAACTAAAAAGCCTCTTTTCCATGGGGACTCGGAGATAGACCAACTGTTCAGAATTTTCAGGTATGTTAGGCCGAGCCTTTCCTTCTGACTTGTTGCAGCTTTGCATGACAGTGCTCTGTTTGTATTAAAACCATGGTAGTGCATACAAATTTCAGTCTGAGTTGTTTAACATGTTGCTTATGCTTACATAGAGCTTTAGGGACCCCCAATAATGAGGTATGGCCTGAAGTGGAATCACTGCAAGACTATAAAAACACATTCCCAAAATGGAAACCTGGCAGCCTTGGAACACATGTCAAAAACTTAGATGAAGATGGACTTGATCTGCTGTCTGTAAGTAGTCTGTCCTGCACAAACTGCTCATTAAAAACTGAACAGGTCTAAAATACATAAAAGTTTACTAATCAGTCTTTTCTAGAATGAAGATATAGAGATCTTCTATCTTCAGATATGGGTTGGTATGGGTTGTTGTTCCTGTGGATCTGACCGTTTGACATTCACTCACTACtttcataaataataaattattagaCTTCCCTGAGGCATAATTGTTAGtgaaaatggtttttaaaatttttttttacactagTAAGCCAGGTACAACTTGAAAGTGAAGAGGATGAGCTTTTACAAACAGGCCTAAGTGAAGGCTCCTGCCCATAAACTTGTAGCTATAACCTTCCTGGAGCCAGCACTAATTACCATATGGCATGGGGATTAATCTTGCCTTTAAATTGAGTTAAAGATTTTTGGCTGTGGTAAACTGACTTTTTAATCGGTATATTTTGTGTCTAGTGTGAGTTTACTTTAGTTCTGTGGTCATGCAGTTGAACTGTCCCACTAAGATTTCATTTGGCAGAGCTCTTCATCAGGCTTTTCCATTTAGTGCTCTCCCAGctcatgtgctgctgctgtggcctAATTTAGATCACAACTTAGGTGTGATCTTAGATGCGCTGAAGTATAAGAATGTGCCTTTGTGATTTATCCTTTGGCTCTCCTCAAGCTGCATTTGCATATAAGGGTGTGGAGTGGGTACTCTACAAGTCCTTAGGAAGGCTTGAAACTTCAGAAGCATCTTGGTACAAGGAGAATCTTGTACAGCAGTAACCTGTGTAGGTGGCTCTTGTTTTTAAGCAGTCAAAGTAGTTTATTGCCATGTCTGTGACAAAATGCTTTGAATAAAGTGGTGGTACCCAAAAGGCTCAAATGACTGCAATTTCTCTCACATTTTCTTTGTGAGAACTGTGCCCACAGTTCAGACAGAAGCCTGAACGTTTGTTAAACATAGTTGTCCTGGATAGCTCTCTGAAACTTGTAGCAGCATCATCTTACTGAGTTGAATGATTTAAGATGTGAGTACCTCTTCTGTGTCCATT from Lathamus discolor isolate bLatDis1 chromosome 3, bLatDis1.hap1, whole genome shotgun sequence encodes the following:
- the CDK1 gene encoding cyclin-dependent kinase 1 isoform X1, with product MDDYTKIEKIGEGTYGVVYKGRHKTTGQVVAMKKIRLESEEEGVPSTAIREISLLKELHHPNIVCLQDVLMQDSRLYLVFEFLSMDLKKYLDTIPSGQYLDKSRVKSYLYQILQGIVFCHSRRVLHRDLKPQNLLIDDKGVIKLADFGLARAFGIPVRVYTHEVVTLWYRSPEVLLGSARYSTPVDIWSIGTIFAELATKKPLFHGDSEIDQLFRIFRALGTPNNEVWPEVESLQDYKNTFPKWKPGSLGTHVKNLDEDGLDLLSKMLIYDPAKRISGKMALNHPYFDDLDKSTLPANLIKK
- the CDK1 gene encoding cyclin-dependent kinase 1 isoform X2, producing the protein MKKIRLESEEEGVPSTAIREISLLKELHHPNIVCLQDVLMQDSRLYLVFEFLSMDLKKYLDTIPSGQYLDKSRVKSYLYQILQGIVFCHSRRVLHRDLKPQNLLIDDKGVIKLADFGLARAFGIPVRVYTHEVVTLWYRSPEVLLGSARYSTPVDIWSIGTIFAELATKKPLFHGDSEIDQLFRIFRALGTPNNEVWPEVESLQDYKNTFPKWKPGSLGTHVKNLDEDGLDLLSKMLIYDPAKRISGKMALNHPYFDDLDKSTLPANLIKK